The Brevundimonas sp. SORGH_AS_0993 genome segment CGAGAGTTCTCGTTACGGGTTTGAACCTTGTGCGTGCCGGCGCGGCGCTTGGCCAGTTGCCAGTTGACGGTGCGGGCCAGGATGTCGCCGCGGATGTCGGAGATGCCGAAGACGGCGTCCGACAGGTCCAGGTCGCCAGCGGCCTTGCCGTCGAGTTGGATGACAGAGAGTTTCATTACGCTTCACCGCCTTCGGTCGCTTCGGCCGGGGCTTCTTCAGCCGGGGTCGAGGCGGGTTGAGCGGCAGCCCCAGAGGATGTGGCGGCCGACTTGACGGCGCCCGGGAACGGGGCCTCGGCCGGACGGGCCTTCTTGATGGCGTCACGAACCTTGACGTAGCCGCCGTCGTGACCCGGGACAGCGCCCTTGATCAGGATCAGGCCGCGCTCGGCGTCCACGCGCACGACGGTCAGGTTCTGGGTGGTGACGGTCTCGGCGCCGTAGTGGCCGGCCATCTTCTTGCCGGGGAAGGTGCGGCCCGGATCCTGACGGTTGCCCGTCGAACCGTGCGAACGGTGCGAGATCGACACGCCGTGCGTGGCGCGCAGACCGCCGAAGTTCCAGCGCTTCATGGCGCCGGCGAAACCCTTACCGATGGTCTCGCCCTGGATGTCGACCTTCTGACCCACGACGAAGTGTTCGGCCGACAGCTCGGCGCCCACGTCCAGCAGACCGTCCGCATCGACGCGGAACTCGGTGACATAGGCTTTCGGCTCGACTTCCGCCTTGGCGAAGGTCTCGCGTTGAGCCTTGTTGGTGTTCTTAGCCTTCTTCGCGCCAGCGCCCAGCTGAAGAGCGACGTAGCCGTCGCGCTCCTGGGTACGTTGGCCGACGACTTGGCAGCCGTCGAGCTGCAGCACAGTGACCGGAACGTGCGCGCCGTCATCGGCGAACACGCGGGTCATGCCCAGCTTCTTGGCGATCACGCCCGTGCGCATCGGATCCCGCCTCTTTCTACTTTAAATCTTGATCTCGACGTCCACGCCGGCGGACAGGTCGAGCTTCATGAGCGCGTCCACGGTCTGCGGGGTGGGGTCGACGATGTCGAGCACGCGTTTGTGCGTGCGGATTTCAAACTGCTCACGCGACTTCTTATCGACGTGCGGCGAGCGGTTCACGGTGAACTTCTCGATCAGGGTCGGCAGCGGAATCGGACCGCGAACGGTCGCGCCGGTGCGCTTGGCGGTATTAACGATCTCGCGCGTCGAGAAATCGAGGACGCGGTGATCAAAGGCCTTGAGCCTGATGCGGATGCTTTGATCCATATCGGTGCTTACTTCCAATGCGGTCGGAGGACCGCGTCCCTGTGAACCATTTCAAAGACCGAAGGCCTTCGGGCACGAGGCCCTCAGGAAACGCAAATCCGCAAAAACGATCGGCCCACGCAGTCGCCCGCGAAGGCCGTTGAAGTCCCAAGAAGCTGCAAAGAACAGTGACTTAGGTCGTTCTTGCGAACCGCGTCTGCACCGAAGTGCACAGCCGGTCCAACAAGAGTGGCGGCTTATGCCTGCCGATTCCGATTTCGTCAAGCGGCGAAACCGGGCCGTGGGAATTTCCCTCTCCGACCGTCACGCCCCTTCCGCCGCGCCAATTTCTGTCTCCGCCTTACCCCCTCGCCGTACGCCCCCGGTACCGGCGACACATTCCCGCCACAAGGCGTGGCCGATGCGCCACATGACGTTTGCAAGACACTTAGGTAACGACGGTTTAATGCTCAGGCTCGCCGCAATGGGCTAGCAGCCCACCTCCCCGGACCCCCATCGGGGAACAGACTGCTAAGGAAAAAACAAAATGAAGACGATCCTTCTCTCCACGGCCGCCGCCGTCACCCTGATCGCCGCCCCGGCCTTCGCTCAGGACGCCATAGGTTCGGTCGGCGTGACTTACGCCAACCCCTCGGTCGATGTCGTCGGCTCCAAAGCCGACGCCGACGTCTGGACCGTCGACGGTTCGGTCGCCCTGCCGGTCCAGGACTGGACCGTGACCTTGAACGGAGCCGTCGACCATATGAAGGCTTTCGGTGAAGACGACACCTCGGGCGTCGTCGCCGCGCACGGCACCAAGATGTGGGCGCCGGACGTCCGCGCCGGCGGTTTCGTGGCCGCTAACGGCATCGGCACGGGCGACACGGTCTGGACCGTCGGCGCCGAAGCCCAGAAGTACTTGGCCAACGCGACGCTGACCGGCCTGGTCGCCTGGACGGACGCCGACGCTGGCGACATCTGGACCGTCGGCGGCGACGCCGCCTTCTACGTCATGCCGAACCTGCGCCTGAACGCGGGCGTCGCCTATAACGATATCGACGGGAACACCGGCAGCGTCGACGCCTGGACGTATGGCGTGGGCGCCGAGTACGAGTTCGAGAACACCCCGTTCTCGCTGGGCGCCTCCTACACCCGCGCCGATCTGGACGCGGCCGACATCGACACCTGGTCGGTCGGTCTGCGCTACTCGTTCGGCGGCGGCCTGCAGGCCCGTGACCGCGCCGGCGCCAACCTGGGCGTTTCGGCCATCACCAGCGTCCTGGGCGTCCGCTAGGGCCTGATCGCTTCGGCCGACATGGCCTAGTGGTTCCGCCTCAACGGATCACGCCCCAGGCAGCCCGAGCGATCCGATACGAAGAGCCCCGGCGGAGCGATCCGCCGGGGCTTTTTGATGGGGCTGACAGGAAAAGGCCCCCGGGGTTCCACGACCGGGGGCCTTTCCTCGTCGGGACGGGTCCACGGCCTCAGCGGCCTATAACCAGCGTCCCCGAGCCGATGACGGTGCGCGAGACATCGCCGGTCGCGGCGCCCACACGCACATCGCCAGAACCGGCGATGCTGACGCTCAGATCGCGGGTCGCCCCGCCGTAGCGCACACTGCCCGAGCCGCCGATGGCGACCGACAGGTCGCTCATCTGGCCGTCGCGGACGATCACGTCGCCCGAGCCGCCGATAGCGATGTCGCCTTCGCCACGCGCGCTGGCCACGGTTATGGCGCCGGAACCGCCGATATTGGCCTCCAGGTCCCCGGTCGCGCCGGCCCAGATCGAGCCCGAGCCGCCCACATTGGCTTCCAGCGAGCGCGAGGTTCCCGCCCGGATCGAGCCCGAGCCGCCCAGCGCCAACTCCATCGGCCCGTCCACATTGGCCACGTTCCACCCGCCGCAGCCGCCGTTGCTGAGCGTCACCGAGCGGGCGTTGCGCCCGATGGAGCCGAACACGGCCCCGCCGGCGCTAAGGTCCACGGCGCGCGGCGTCCGCAGGATGATGGTCGGCGCATCCTCTATCCGGATCACGCCCAGGTTCCGCACCTCGACGGTCGCTCCATTCGCCGGCTGACCCGGATCGCCGCGGCCTGTGTTGCAGTTGCGGATGGCGCTGCCGCCGCCCCACATCCGGTTACGCGGCAGGCCCCCGTTGATCTCAACGTCGCGGCCGTTGCGGCGAACCTGAACGGCCGGCAGGCGCGAGCGGCCCTGCCGGACCTCCACCGCAACATCCTGCCGATCCTCCACGATCACGACCACCTGGGCCACGGCGTCGCGGATCTTGACCTCGGCGGCCGAGGCGGGCGCGGCCCAGGCGATGCCGGCGACGGCGATTCCGGCCAGGGCGGCGGTTGCGATAAGCGTGCGGTTC includes the following:
- the rplC gene encoding 50S ribosomal protein L3 — translated: MRTGVIAKKLGMTRVFADDGAHVPVTVLQLDGCQVVGQRTQERDGYVALQLGAGAKKAKNTNKAQRETFAKAEVEPKAYVTEFRVDADGLLDVGAELSAEHFVVGQKVDIQGETIGKGFAGAMKRWNFGGLRATHGVSISHRSHGSTGNRQDPGRTFPGKKMAGHYGAETVTTQNLTVVRVDAERGLILIKGAVPGHDGGYVKVRDAIKKARPAEAPFPGAVKSAATSSGAAAQPASTPAEEAPAEATEGGEA
- the rpsJ gene encoding 30S ribosomal protein S10 is translated as MDQSIRIRLKAFDHRVLDFSTREIVNTAKRTGATVRGPIPLPTLIEKFTVNRSPHVDKKSREQFEIRTHKRVLDIVDPTPQTVDALMKLDLSAGVDVEIKI
- a CDS encoding porin, which gives rise to MKTILLSTAAAVTLIAAPAFAQDAIGSVGVTYANPSVDVVGSKADADVWTVDGSVALPVQDWTVTLNGAVDHMKAFGEDDTSGVVAAHGTKMWAPDVRAGGFVAANGIGTGDTVWTVGAEAQKYLANATLTGLVAWTDADAGDIWTVGGDAAFYVMPNLRLNAGVAYNDIDGNTGSVDAWTYGVGAEYEFENTPFSLGASYTRADLDAADIDTWSVGLRYSFGGGLQARDRAGANLGVSAITSVLGVR
- a CDS encoding DUF2807 domain-containing protein codes for the protein MNRTLIATAALAGIAVAGIAWAAPASAAEVKIRDAVAQVVVIVEDRQDVAVEVRQGRSRLPAVQVRRNGRDVEINGGLPRNRMWGGGSAIRNCNTGRGDPGQPANGATVEVRNLGVIRIEDAPTIILRTPRAVDLSAGGAVFGSIGRNARSVTLSNGGCGGWNVANVDGPMELALGGSGSIRAGTSRSLEANVGGSGSIWAGATGDLEANIGGSGAITVASARGEGDIAIGGSGDVIVRDGQMSDLSVAIGGSGSVRYGGATRDLSVSIAGSGDVRVGAATGDVSRTVIGSGTLVIGR